The window TATACACTCCTCCTGCAACTCCAAGGACAGTTGCAAACACAATCTGGGCAAAATTAAATCGACGATACATCTCGTCTGTAATTGTCATCCACCATGCACCTTCTCAAGATCCGGAGCAGGCTAAATAATATTTGCGAAGCTGGATATCTGTGAACAATAAGCAAACAATATGTATAATGATCTATATTTATGACATACTCAGGATTCACTTCCAAACTATGTGAGTAACAGTTTCCCCAGTGCTCAGGGTTGCCACCATCTACTGAAGCTTTATCTGGTTACTCTCCGGATGGCGGCGGCTCTCCCGGCATCCTcctacatctccccctgcaaTTCCCGTGAACATGGCTGTGTGGCGTCAAAtagcgccacgttgccatgacaacaggacgc is drawn from Ascaphus truei isolate aAscTru1 chromosome 18, aAscTru1.hap1, whole genome shotgun sequence and contains these coding sequences:
- the PIGBOS1 gene encoding protein PIGBOS1 translates to MTITDEMYRRFNFAQIVFATVLGVAGGVYIYKPIFEQYRWDQRHEKAPTAEDLGKKE